In a single window of the Anaerocolumna cellulosilytica genome:
- a CDS encoding SH3 domain-containing protein, whose protein sequence is MKKNTYYKWLAVLLCIMIVWPQVFKSGITTVDAAATGTVTATSLNIRSGPATTYERVQVNGNYTSLKKGDKVTIVSEKSGWYKISFTVNGKKTEGYVMADYIKKASVTPTPTAKPTVKPTATPTVTKKPTSSSTISQDDFKEPGTVNATSLNVRKTPATTGTRLGALKNKQKVTVLNEVFVGGQKWYRISFTLNKKAQTGYVLSDYIKLTISSYIMGYVNSTTSMKVQTVAGSKSAYVKTKAGKVISLPNKRAVKITQEVTDNKGVKWLGVSFTISGVKYNGYLPANKVLIKKVVVTPTPTKAPTQAVTPSLTPSITPTASPAPTASITPTASPAPTATPQVTPTVTPAGYVREVNQNTEATIQYASKINVYSEVVNNSTILIDTSYNPILLSMDEKVIVSKTIRNNLDAWYYVTFKKGANTISGYVQTQYVVFGTGGFEDTTAVFPIASVTPNPTGSVTPSPTTVGTMNDGQFEAYLTNQGFPESYKPYLRNLHKQYPAWIFEAYQTGLDWNTVIAKQNVLGKNLISNGKSVEWKSLDTGAYSWTTDSFIPFDGSTWVTASKEALEYYIDPRNFLTEKSIFQFEMLTYKGQYQNGTGVESILYNTPLYNKSFTYKEDTGKSTTISYSQSFVDAAVYSGVSPYHLATRVKQEVVTGTSTLSSSVSGTVAGLEGLYNFYNIGAYHSTAAGGAIANALKYARNGTTSAELNTLYRIPWDNPYDSIVGGAYIIGSNYIKRGQDTIYLQKFNVTPVSTHTHQYMANIEAPNAEGAKTYAAYTGMTNVPIVFSIPVYSNMPAVSAPIPVKKYNPNNWLKTLTIDGYSLTPTFDLSKEQFYSLIVENAVSSINVRATAVSTKATVAGVGTIPLQVGNNAVTLTVTAENGDVRQYQINVVREN, encoded by the coding sequence ATGAAAAAAAATACATATTATAAGTGGCTTGCAGTCCTATTGTGTATCATGATAGTCTGGCCGCAGGTTTTTAAGTCAGGCATAACTACAGTGGATGCTGCTGCCACGGGGACGGTTACAGCTACCAGTTTAAACATACGATCCGGACCTGCCACTACCTATGAAAGGGTACAGGTTAATGGGAATTATACCTCACTAAAGAAAGGCGATAAGGTTACTATCGTAAGTGAAAAGAGCGGTTGGTACAAAATATCTTTTACCGTAAATGGTAAAAAAACCGAAGGCTATGTTATGGCTGATTATATAAAAAAAGCAAGTGTTACCCCCACTCCTACGGCTAAACCGACTGTTAAACCTACAGCGACTCCGACTGTTACTAAAAAGCCCACATCGTCCTCTACTATCAGTCAGGATGATTTTAAAGAACCGGGGACAGTAAATGCAACCAGTTTAAATGTCAGAAAGACACCCGCTACCACAGGAACCAGACTTGGTGCATTAAAGAATAAGCAGAAGGTAACAGTATTAAATGAGGTATTTGTCGGTGGTCAGAAGTGGTATAGAATTTCATTTACCTTGAATAAAAAGGCCCAGACGGGTTACGTATTAAGTGATTACATAAAGCTAACCATATCCTCCTACATTATGGGTTATGTAAACAGCACTACCAGTATGAAGGTGCAAACCGTTGCAGGTTCTAAATCCGCATATGTAAAGACAAAAGCTGGTAAGGTAATAAGTCTACCTAATAAACGTGCTGTAAAAATTACACAAGAAGTTACAGATAATAAAGGCGTGAAATGGCTTGGAGTATCTTTTACAATAAGCGGAGTAAAGTATAATGGATATCTCCCGGCAAATAAAGTGCTTATTAAAAAAGTTGTGGTTACTCCGACACCAACAAAGGCTCCTACTCAAGCAGTGACCCCTAGCTTAACCCCTAGTATTACCCCAACAGCGAGTCCTGCTCCAACAGCAAGTATTACTCCAACAGCAAGCCCTGCCCCAACAGCAACTCCACAGGTAACGCCTACAGTAACTCCGGCAGGTTATGTCAGAGAGGTAAATCAGAATACAGAAGCTACCATTCAGTATGCATCTAAAATAAACGTGTATTCTGAAGTAGTGAATAACTCGACGATACTCATCGATACCTCATATAATCCGATTTTACTTTCCATGGATGAGAAGGTTATTGTTAGTAAAACAATAAGGAATAACCTGGATGCATGGTATTATGTAACCTTTAAAAAAGGCGCCAATACCATAAGTGGTTATGTACAGACGCAGTATGTAGTTTTTGGTACTGGTGGTTTTGAAGATACGACAGCGGTTTTCCCTATTGCCAGTGTAACACCTAATCCAACAGGCTCAGTAACACCATCGCCAACAACGGTTGGAACAATGAACGATGGACAATTTGAGGCTTATTTAACCAATCAGGGGTTCCCGGAGAGTTATAAGCCTTACCTTCGAAATCTTCATAAACAATACCCTGCTTGGATATTTGAAGCATATCAAACAGGTTTGGATTGGAATACAGTAATCGCGAAACAAAATGTTTTAGGAAAGAATTTAATTTCCAATGGAAAAAGTGTTGAATGGAAATCTCTTGATACAGGAGCCTATAGTTGGACGACTGATTCATTTATTCCTTTTGATGGTTCAACCTGGGTAACTGCTTCCAAAGAAGCATTAGAATATTACATAGATCCTAGAAATTTCCTTACAGAAAAGTCTATATTTCAATTCGAAATGCTTACCTATAAGGGACAGTATCAGAATGGAACAGGTGTAGAAAGTATATTATATAATACTCCTTTATATAATAAATCCTTCACTTATAAAGAGGATACAGGAAAATCAACAACAATATCTTATTCCCAGTCCTTTGTTGACGCCGCCGTATATTCCGGTGTAAGCCCCTATCATCTAGCTACCAGGGTAAAGCAGGAGGTGGTTACAGGAACCTCCACCTTAAGTTCCAGTGTTAGCGGAACGGTAGCAGGTCTGGAAGGCTTATATAATTTCTATAATATTGGAGCATATCATAGTACAGCAGCAGGTGGTGCCATTGCAAATGCTCTGAAATACGCAAGGAATGGAACAACCAGTGCGGAGTTGAATACACTTTACCGAATACCATGGGACAACCCTTATGATTCTATTGTAGGTGGTGCCTATATTATTGGAAGCAATTACATAAAACGTGGGCAGGACACCATTTACCTGCAAAAATTTAATGTTACGCCTGTTTCAACTCATACGCATCAGTATATGGCAAATATAGAAGCACCGAATGCAGAAGGGGCAAAAACCTACGCAGCTTATACAGGGATGACAAATGTACCGATTGTTTTTTCTATTCCGGTTTACAGCAATATGCCGGCTGTATCAGCACCTATACCGGTGAAAAAATACAATCCGAATAACTGGCTGAAAACTTTAACAATAGACGGCTACAGTTTAACACCGACCTTTGATTTATCCAAGGAACAGTTTTATTCCTTAATTGTAGAAAATGCAGTTAGCAGTATTAATGTGAGAGCAACAGCAGTCAGTACAAAAGCTACCGTAGCAGGTGTGGGGACAATACCATTGCAGGTAGGAAATAATGCAGTTACATTAACTGTAACAGCAGAAAATGGTGATGTTCGTCAATATCAGATAAATGTAGTAAGAGAAAATTAA
- a CDS encoding GntR family transcriptional regulator — MIVTIDFNSDEAFYIQLCNQIIFGIANAEFREGDNLPSVRELADNIGINMHTVNKAYTILKQEGYVKLDRRKGAVIAINADKYKAMETLMNEMRVVLAKAVCKNISCEEVHDIVDAIFRDFCTMEDK; from the coding sequence TTGATTGTAACTATCGATTTTAATAGTGATGAAGCTTTCTATATTCAGCTATGCAACCAGATTATATTTGGAATTGCAAATGCGGAATTCAGGGAAGGCGACAATCTTCCTTCTGTTCGGGAATTAGCTGATAATATTGGAATTAACATGCACACAGTAAATAAGGCATATACTATCTTAAAGCAGGAAGGTTACGTAAAATTAGACCGTAGAAAGGGTGCGGTAATTGCCATAAATGCTGATAAATATAAAGCCATGGAAACCTTAATGAATGAAATGAGAGTAGTATTGGCGAAGGCTGTTTGCAAAAATATAAGTTGTGAGGAAGTTCATGATATTGTAGATGCAATATTCCGTGACTTCTGTACAATGGAGGATAAATAG
- a CDS encoding cadherin-like beta sandwich domain-containing protein → MRMNLKKYKSYAAAILCMIMVLIPVMGSQAASVTITLTTKNERLKVGEEIIVNLKLSSQEKVGDFQGYVTYNADILEFVSELDFIAGGEGLVKITDTNVAVGDSSRKYTLKFIAKKLGTSEIALKDLTDIFEFESGETMSVSSNQLTIQVEAKEAASNNAAVKSLKINPGKLEPEFNKDEYNYTTKVDNNTKQLIVSAETEDEKATVSITGNEALKEGNNTIKIVVKSEAGNEKVYTITAYREEDFKENGENTKEETQETEEESNDTKSINEMTASIDSLKVYADDKETYIQNGFRYHIIEVAEDVTIPDGYERTTLQLNGIAVTVYTLKNNLESDFLLIYAENIEGEKGFYQYDRKEETIQRFIKSKSNNTVVMDSDLIKSEEYKSRITTMGIVTAILGAGCMILSVALLRVYLGKKDKQ, encoded by the coding sequence ATGAGGATGAATTTAAAAAAATACAAAAGCTATGCAGCAGCTATTTTATGTATGATTATGGTGTTAATACCGGTTATGGGCAGCCAGGCAGCCAGTGTGACTATAACACTTACCACAAAGAATGAAAGACTTAAAGTAGGGGAAGAAATTATTGTAAATCTAAAGTTGTCCTCACAGGAAAAAGTGGGAGACTTTCAGGGCTATGTAACATATAATGCTGATATACTAGAATTTGTCAGCGAATTAGATTTTATAGCCGGCGGAGAAGGACTTGTCAAAATAACAGATACGAATGTAGCAGTTGGAGATTCCAGCCGAAAATATACATTAAAGTTCATTGCTAAAAAACTTGGAACAAGTGAAATTGCATTAAAAGATTTAACTGATATTTTTGAATTTGAATCCGGTGAGACTATGTCAGTATCCAGTAACCAACTCACCATTCAAGTAGAAGCAAAAGAAGCTGCATCAAACAATGCGGCGGTTAAAAGTTTAAAAATAAATCCCGGAAAACTCGAACCGGAATTTAACAAAGATGAATACAACTATACAACGAAAGTAGATAATAATACAAAGCAGTTAATTGTCAGTGCGGAAACGGAAGATGAAAAAGCAACTGTTTCAATAACTGGTAATGAAGCATTAAAAGAAGGTAATAATACGATTAAAATCGTTGTTAAATCGGAAGCCGGAAATGAAAAAGTTTATACAATAACTGCTTATCGGGAGGAAGATTTTAAGGAAAATGGGGAGAATACAAAAGAAGAAACTCAAGAAACTGAAGAAGAAAGTAATGATACAAAATCTATTAATGAAATGACAGCTTCAATAGATAGTCTAAAAGTATATGCAGACGATAAGGAAACCTATATTCAGAATGGTTTTCGCTACCATATCATAGAGGTTGCGGAGGATGTCACAATACCAGATGGCTATGAAAGGACTACTTTGCAATTGAATGGCATTGCAGTAACTGTGTACACTCTGAAAAATAATTTAGAAAGTGATTTCCTTCTAATATATGCAGAAAATATAGAGGGTGAAAAAGGTTTCTACCAATATGACCGAAAGGAAGAGACGATACAGAGGTTTATAAAGAGCAAGAGTAATAATACAGTGGTTATGGATAGTGATTTGATAAAATCAGAAGAATATAAGTCAAGAATTACTACTATGGGAATTGTAACAGCAATCCTTGGGGCTGGCTGTATGATACTGTCAGTAGCACTCTTAAGGGTATATTTAGGGAAAAAAGACAAACAGTAA
- a CDS encoding ATP-dependent Clp protease ATP-binding subunit, whose amino-acid sequence MNERYTEDAKRAITSATETAYRLAHNYVGTEHLLIGLLHADGVASKVLEKNGVEVNKVLELVNQLIAPNATMEAVEVDGFTPRSKRILDQSYKEAIRLKTQLVGTEHILIALIKESDCIAVRLLNTLGINVQKLYVDVLTAVGADMNTAKNEYAANKGKAKAKSSTPTLDQYSRDLTEYAREGKLDPVIGRESEIQRVIQILSRRTKNNPCLVGEPGVGKTAIAEGLARKIVEGNIPEIIKDKRVLTLDLSGMVAGSKYRGEFEERIKKVINEVMNDGNVLLFIDEIHTIIGAGGAEGAIDASNILKPSLARGELQLIGATTREEYRKYIEKDAALERRFQPVIVEEPSEEEAILILKGLRDSYEAHHKVKITDDALEAAVKMSSRYINDRYLPDKAIDLMDEAASKVRLSTFITSPEVKELEADILRLEEDKEQAIKQEAYEKAGEIKKQQEEITAKLNALQVKSEKEKQETLLVVGENEIADIISSWTKIPVKKLAEEESERLRNLENILHERVIGQEDAVTAVSKAIRRGRVGLKDPNRPIGSFLFLGPTGVGKTELSKALAEAMFGSENAMIRVDMSEYMEKHSVSKLIGSPPGYVGYDEGGQLSEKVRQNPYSVILFDEVEKAHPDVFNILLQVLDDGHITDAQGRRVSFKNTIIIMTSNAGAQNIISPKKLGFASVTDDKEDYKKMKEGVMEEVKRIFKPEFINRIDEMIVFHSLTKENIRNIVEIMLNSIAKRSKQQMNITLQVENDVIDYIVEKGYDQNYGARPLRRAIQSNVEDKLAEGVLEGSIHAGDEAIVQLIDKEIKISKK is encoded by the coding sequence ATGAATGAGAGATATACAGAGGATGCCAAAAGAGCTATAACAAGTGCGACAGAAACAGCATACCGTTTGGCTCATAATTATGTGGGTACGGAACATTTGCTGATTGGCTTATTACATGCAGATGGTGTGGCTTCAAAGGTATTGGAGAAAAACGGCGTTGAAGTTAATAAAGTATTAGAACTGGTTAACCAGCTTATAGCTCCGAATGCAACTATGGAAGCTGTGGAAGTTGATGGTTTTACACCAAGATCAAAAAGAATTCTAGACCAAAGCTACAAAGAGGCTATTCGTTTAAAAACACAATTGGTAGGAACAGAGCATATTCTAATTGCTTTAATCAAGGAATCAGACTGTATTGCAGTCAGATTATTAAATACCCTGGGTATTAATGTTCAAAAGTTGTATGTGGATGTATTGACTGCGGTAGGTGCAGATATGAACACTGCCAAGAATGAATATGCAGCCAATAAAGGAAAAGCAAAAGCAAAATCCAGTACACCTACTCTTGACCAATATAGCAGAGATTTAACGGAATATGCAAGGGAAGGAAAGTTAGACCCGGTAATTGGAAGAGAATCAGAAATCCAACGTGTTATACAGATATTGAGCAGAAGAACCAAGAATAATCCTTGCTTGGTAGGCGAGCCGGGTGTTGGTAAAACAGCTATAGCAGAAGGGCTGGCAAGAAAAATTGTAGAAGGAAATATTCCTGAAATTATTAAAGATAAAAGAGTACTTACCTTGGACTTGTCTGGTATGGTTGCCGGGTCTAAATACAGGGGTGAATTTGAAGAGAGAATTAAGAAAGTAATCAATGAAGTTATGAATGACGGGAATGTGCTGCTCTTCATTGACGAAATTCATACAATCATTGGTGCCGGCGGGGCAGAAGGAGCAATTGACGCTTCGAATATTTTAAAACCTTCTTTAGCCAGAGGAGAACTTCAATTAATTGGAGCAACCACAAGAGAAGAGTACCGAAAATACATTGAAAAAGATGCTGCACTGGAACGAAGATTCCAGCCGGTTATTGTAGAAGAACCCTCGGAAGAGGAAGCAATTTTAATTTTAAAAGGGTTACGGGACAGTTACGAGGCGCATCATAAAGTAAAGATTACAGACGATGCTTTAGAGGCTGCGGTGAAAATGTCGAGTCGTTATATCAACGATCGTTATCTACCTGACAAAGCGATTGATTTAATGGATGAAGCTGCTTCAAAGGTAAGACTTAGCACTTTTATAACTTCTCCGGAAGTAAAAGAACTGGAAGCAGACATTCTAAGACTGGAAGAAGATAAGGAACAGGCAATTAAGCAGGAAGCTTATGAAAAAGCTGGTGAGATTAAAAAGCAGCAGGAAGAAATCACTGCCAAGTTAAACGCCTTGCAGGTAAAAAGTGAAAAGGAAAAACAGGAAACCCTTCTGGTAGTTGGAGAAAATGAAATAGCAGATATTATATCCAGTTGGACGAAGATTCCTGTTAAAAAGCTGGCAGAAGAAGAGTCAGAACGCCTTAGAAACCTGGAAAATATATTACATGAAAGAGTAATTGGTCAGGAGGACGCTGTAACCGCAGTTTCCAAAGCGATTCGCAGAGGCCGTGTCGGTTTAAAGGATCCTAATCGACCAATTGGTTCGTTCTTATTCTTAGGACCTACCGGTGTCGGTAAGACAGAATTGTCAAAAGCCTTAGCGGAAGCAATGTTTGGCAGTGAAAACGCAATGATTCGTGTAGATATGTCTGAGTACATGGAAAAGCACAGTGTATCAAAGCTTATCGGATCGCCTCCAGGATATGTAGGTTATGATGAAGGCGGTCAGCTTAGCGAAAAGGTAAGGCAGAATCCATATTCTGTAATTCTTTTTGATGAAGTAGAAAAAGCCCATCCGGATGTATTCAACATTCTGTTACAGGTATTAGATGATGGCCATATAACGGATGCACAGGGCAGAAGAGTTAGCTTTAAGAATACTATTATAATTATGACCTCCAATGCAGGAGCTCAAAATATTATATCACCGAAAAAGCTGGGATTTGCTTCTGTAACGGATGATAAAGAGGATTATAAGAAAATGAAGGAAGGTGTTATGGAAGAGGTTAAACGAATCTTTAAGCCGGAATTCATTAATCGTATTGATGAAATGATAGTATTCCATTCCTTAACGAAGGAAAATATCAGAAATATCGTAGAAATTATGTTAAATTCCATTGCCAAGAGATCAAAGCAACAGATGAATATAACGCTTCAAGTTGAAAATGACGTAATAGATTATATCGTTGAAAAAGGCTATGATCAGAATTATGGTGCAAGACCTTTACGAAGAGCAATTCAGAGTAATGTCGAAGATAAGCTGGCAGAAGGAGTACTGGAAGGTAGTATCCATGCTGGGGATGAAGCGATTGTACAGTTAATCGACAAAGAAATAAAAATTTCTAAAAAATAA
- a CDS encoding protein arginine kinase: protein MLKWYKEAGNNSDVIISSRVRLARNLKAYPFSAKLSENQAKEMVTKVKDAGLHLQEKEEKKYYSCNVDMLSDTEKTAMMERHIISPLLIAKEQSTGLILSEDEKISIMINEEDHIRIQSIVGGMNMTEAFYLANTADDITSELFDYAFHEKYGYLTSCPTNLGTGLRASYMMFLPALTVAGKVIKLAEELGQYGIALRGTYGEASKSLGSLYQISNQKTLGSTEKEIMDSLNRIVEQVMKQERRQREYILTNGYDEFEDKVYRSYGVLKYAKQLSSGDAMTLLAQLKLGADLALLKFKDNYNIHELMMEIQPANLQCQLDKNIGSVQRDKYRADYIRKKLPDIQ, encoded by the coding sequence ATGCTTAAGTGGTATAAAGAAGCAGGAAACAACAGCGATGTTATTATCTCCAGCCGTGTGAGGCTAGCAAGAAATCTAAAGGCATATCCCTTCTCAGCCAAGCTTTCTGAGAATCAGGCAAAGGAAATGGTAACGAAAGTAAAAGATGCTGGCTTACATCTTCAGGAAAAGGAAGAAAAGAAATATTATAGCTGTAATGTGGATATGCTTTCAGATACTGAAAAAACCGCAATGATGGAGCGTCATATAATCAGCCCGTTATTGATTGCCAAAGAACAAAGTACCGGTCTTATCTTGTCCGAAGATGAAAAAATAAGTATTATGATTAATGAAGAGGATCATATACGGATTCAATCTATAGTAGGCGGCATGAATATGACAGAAGCTTTTTATCTAGCTAATACGGCAGATGACATTACCAGCGAATTATTTGATTATGCGTTTCATGAAAAATACGGCTATCTTACATCCTGTCCTACTAATTTAGGTACGGGTTTAAGGGCCTCTTATATGATGTTTTTGCCGGCACTGACAGTAGCGGGAAAAGTAATTAAACTTGCAGAAGAGCTTGGTCAATATGGAATTGCACTAAGAGGAACCTATGGAGAGGCATCTAAAAGTCTTGGAAGCCTGTATCAAATATCTAACCAAAAAACCCTCGGCAGTACGGAAAAGGAGATTATGGATAGTTTAAACCGTATAGTTGAACAGGTTATGAAGCAGGAGCGCAGGCAAAGAGAGTATATCCTTACGAACGGTTATGATGAATTTGAAGATAAAGTATACCGCTCTTATGGTGTATTAAAGTATGCGAAACAATTGTCTTCCGGTGATGCCATGACTCTGTTGGCACAACTAAAACTGGGAGCAGACTTAGCACTTTTAAAGTTCAAGGATAATTACAATATTCATGAGCTGATGATGGAGATTCAACCAGCGAACTTACAATGCCAGCTTGATAAAAACATCGGAAGCGTTCAAAGAGATAAATATAGAGCTGACTATATTCGCAAAAAATTACCGGATATTCAATAA
- a CDS encoding UvrB/UvrC motif-containing protein, translating to MLCDKCKKNEAKIYYTEIINGEKKEQHLCEDCAMEYSSFQMGTPFMNQEITLGNLLSTILGNYYKENSHSGEHAEKELHCKGCGMTYSEFLKEGRFGCVKCYDTFKKVLEKSIKSIQGSDTHTGKKPKGFETKTEKLVKELPELDKLAIKLQDAIEKEEFEEAVKIRDRIRELKKEEMNNA from the coding sequence ATGTTATGTGATAAATGCAAAAAAAACGAAGCTAAGATATACTACACAGAAATAATCAATGGGGAAAAGAAGGAACAGCATTTATGCGAAGACTGTGCCATGGAGTATTCTTCCTTTCAAATGGGGACACCGTTTATGAATCAGGAAATAACTCTAGGCAATTTATTGTCCACAATTCTTGGTAATTATTATAAAGAAAACAGTCATAGTGGAGAACATGCAGAAAAAGAACTCCATTGTAAAGGGTGCGGCATGACCTATTCAGAATTTTTAAAAGAGGGCAGATTTGGTTGTGTTAAGTGTTACGATACTTTTAAGAAGGTGCTTGAAAAGAGCATAAAAAGTATTCAGGGCTCTGATACCCATACCGGTAAGAAACCAAAAGGGTTTGAAACTAAGACAGAAAAACTTGTGAAGGAACTTCCGGAATTAGATAAATTGGCAATAAAATTACAGGATGCCATTGAAAAAGAAGAATTTGAAGAAGCGGTTAAGATTAGAGATAGGATACGTGAATTAAAAAAGGAGGAGATGAACAATGCTTAA